The genomic window TTACGCTTGTTGTTAGCTATATTTTTCACTGCTGTGGTGATAACATCATAGTCCGAATTAAGTTTGTACCCGGTAGTTTCAGCGTTTTTCTTGGAACGTTCATAAAATTCCATCTCAAGCTCATCTTCGAATTTCATTATATCACTCCTTGTATTCTTTGTTTAATATAAATAAAAA from Methanohalophilus halophilus includes these protein-coding regions:
- a CDS encoding ferredoxin-thioredoxin reductase catalytic domain-containing protein encodes the protein MKFEDELEMEFYERSKKNAETTGYKLNSDYDVITTAVKNIANNKRNYGEWYCFCQKRTGDKEKDKKIICPCARRSRDVETRGACKCGLYIK